One genomic window of Deinococcus radiotolerans includes the following:
- a CDS encoding glycine-rich domain-containing protein — protein MNEARMDGQPSVNPNLPALPQLWDDLRTYALPDGLLTRLGREQRWTPAFTQRAAQEYRRFLLLSTLGAPVTPSAVVDEVWHLHLLFTRDYWACLTPLLPAPLHHEPGSGQPGEGGRFRAQYEATLDAYARTFGERPPADIWPDPRRTPRRHRHVQGSARRSGLWLALGAALIAGLTFAWSHYALLVAFVVGLTVLFVSWLSGLPSRPARRGEGTSDGWFPLYVSSESTSGTSGSCDPAGSSGSDSSCSDGGGSSCGSSCGGGCSS, from the coding sequence ATGAATGAAGCCCGCATGGACGGTCAGCCCAGCGTCAACCCGAACCTCCCGGCCCTGCCCCAGCTGTGGGATGACCTGCGCACGTACGCCCTGCCGGACGGACTGCTGACCCGCCTGGGCCGCGAGCAGCGCTGGACGCCCGCCTTCACGCAGCGCGCCGCGCAGGAGTACCGCCGCTTCCTGCTGCTGTCCACGCTGGGCGCGCCGGTCACGCCCTCGGCGGTGGTGGATGAGGTCTGGCACCTGCACCTGCTGTTCACCCGCGATTACTGGGCGTGCCTGACGCCTCTGCTGCCCGCGCCGCTGCACCACGAGCCGGGCAGTGGACAGCCGGGTGAGGGGGGCCGGTTCCGCGCGCAGTACGAGGCGACGCTGGACGCCTACGCGCGCACGTTCGGGGAGCGCCCGCCGGCGGACATCTGGCCAGACCCGCGGCGCACGCCGCGCCGCCACAGGCACGTGCAGGGCAGCGCGCGCCGTTCGGGCCTGTGGCTGGCGTTGGGGGCCGCGCTGATCGCGGGCCTGACGTTCGCCTGGAGTCATTACGCGCTGCTGGTGGCCTTCGTGGTGGGGCTGACGGTGCTGTTCGTCAGCTGGCTGTCCGGGTTGCCCAGCCGTCCGGCGCGGCGCGGTGAGGGCACCTCGGACGGGTGGTTCCCGCTGTACGTCTCCTCGGAGTCCACCTCGGGCACGTCCGGCAGTTGTGACCCTGCGGGCTCGTCCGGCAGTGACAGCAGCTGCTCGGACGGGGGCGGCAGCAGCTGCGGGTCGAGCTGCGGCGGCGGGTGCAGCAGCTGA